The sequence CCGAACACGACGGCTGGCGGGTCCACTTTGAGCACAGCGCCGATGACGGATTCACCTGGCGCGCCGACCCGCCCGTGAACGACGGCCGCCAGATCGCCGCGATCCAACCCGCGATTCTCTTGCTCGGCGGCGGGCGCCTGGTTGCGCTCGGCCGCACCCAACAGCGCCGAATCTTCCGGTTGGAATCCGACGACCTGGGCCGCACCTGGCGCCCGATGACGCTCACCGACCTCCCCAATCCCAACTCCGGCATCGACGCATTGACCCTTGCCGACGGCCGCCATCTGCTCGTGTACAACCCCGTCGAGCGCGGCCGCTCGCCGTTGGTGGTCGCGATCTCCACAAATGCCCACCAGTGGTCGCCCCTCCTCACTCTCGACGATGAGCCCGGCGCGGAGTTCAGCTATCCCGCCGTCATTCAGACGCGCGACGGACGCGTTCACATCACCTATACATGGAAACGCCAGCGCATCCGGCATGCGGTGCTCGACCTGTCCGCCGTCCCGCCCTCCGCCACCCCCGTCCGAAATCTCACCATTGCCGGCTGGGGTTGGGAGCAGGGCACGTTCTCAAACGGCGCAAAAGCGTTCTCGAATCGCGAGTATGTCTGGACGAATGTGCCGGCCGTGTTTGAGGGTTGGTCATGCACCCGCACGGTGGGCGGCGCGCCCTGCGAAACGCGTGTGACTGCCCGCACCGCCGGGCGTCTGCATGCGATTGCGCCCGCGGACTCGCCCATGCCGGACTGGCGACCGCTCGAGGCCGCCACCGTCCACTACACCGATCGCGGGTGCACCGCGATGCGAGTGTGGATTCGCGATGTCGCCCGCGACGAGTGCCTCGTGCTTCCCCGCGCCGGATGGACTGGCGTCCAACTGCTATGGCCACCCGATGCCCACGCAGAACTGCTTCAACTCCCTCGCCCACCGACCCGGTCGCTGCAACCCCTCCGCTACAACCACCCGCGCCTGGTCGTGGACCTCGGCGTGGGTCTTTGGGCCTGGCCACTGCCGATGGATTTCGACGGCGACGGCGATCTCGATCTTCCAGTCAACTGCCCCGACAAGCCGTTCAACGGCGTGTGGCTCTTCGAAAACGCCTGCGCGGACACAGCCGCCAATCCCCTGCCGGTCTTCCGCCCCCCCCGCCGCATTAGCCGCGGCCTGCAGAACGTACAGGTCAGCTACGTGGAGGGACATCCTCGCGTTCTGACCCCCGCCGCTGAGCACCCCGATTTCCTCCGTAGCGGGCTTGAGCGCAGCGTGCCGCTGCTGGTGCCGGCAAACATCCACCCCAACCGTGTCCGCGCGAACATGTGGCGTTACGCGGACTACGACGGCGACGGCTCGCTCGACCTCGTCGTCGGCGTCGACGACTGGACCGACTACGGATGGGACAACGCCTACGATCCCGCCGGCCGCTGGACCAATGGACCGCTGCGGGGCTTCGTCTATGTGCTGCGGAACGCGGGCACCAGTCGCACGCCGCGCTACGAACGGCCGGCGAAACTCATCGCCGGCGACCGTCCGGTGGAGGTCTTTGGATGGCCGTCCCCCAACCTGGGCGATTTTGACGGCGATGGCGATCTCGACCTGATCTGCGGTGAATTCCTGGACAGGTTCACCTGGTTCCGCAACATCGGCCGCCGCACCGAGCCCCGCTACGAGCCCGGCCGCCGACTCGTCGCCGACGACGGTCGCCCGCTCGCGATGGACCTGCAGATGATCACACCTGTCGCGCTCGACTGGGACCGTGACGGTGACCTCGATTTGATTGCGGGCGACGAGGATGGCCGCGTCGCACTCATTGAACACACCGGTCGCATCGCGCCGGACGGTGTCCCCATCTTTCGCGCTCCCCGCTACTTCCAGCAAGAGGCCGACCTGCTAAAGTTTGGCGCCCTCGCCACACCGTGCGGCGCTGACTGGGATGGCGATGGTGACATTGACCTGCTCTGCGGCAACACCGCCGGCTACATCGGCTTCATCGAAAACCTCAGCGGTCCGGGCGTCGAATACCCCCGCTGGGCGCCGCCACGTCGGCTCGAGGCCGATGGTCGGGTGATCCGGATCCAAGCCGGTCCCAACGGAAGCATCCAGGGACCGGCCGAGGCGAAATGGGGCTACACGACGCTCACCGTCGCCGACTGGGATCACGATGGACTCCCCGATCTGGTCGTCAACTCGATCTGGGGTCTCGTGCACTGGTACCGCAACGTCGGCAGTCGTACCGCGCCAAAGCTCGCCGCCCCCGCGCCGATCGAGGTCGAGTGGCAGGGGCCGCCCCCGGCGCTCGCGTGGGGCTGGCTGCGCCCGAAGGGCCGCGAACTGCTCACCCAGTGGCGCACCACCCCCGTTGCAGTGGACTGGAACCGGGACGGCCTCACCGACCTGCTGATGCTCGACGCCGAAGGCTACCTCGCGTTCTTCGAGCGCGCCCGCGATCGCGAGCGACTGATCCTGCGCCATCCCCGCCGCGCACTGTGCGATGAATCCGGCCGCCCCCTCCGCCTCAACGCCCGCGTCGGGGGTCGCAGCGGCCGCCGCAAACTCTGCGTCACCGACTGGGACGGCGATGGCCGACTCGATCTGCTCCTAAACGCGGAAAACGCGCGCTGGCTCCGGCAGATCTCAGAGCGCGAGGGCCGCTGGCTCTTCCGCGACATGGGACTTCTGAGCGATCAAAACATCGAAGGACACGACGTCAGTCCCACCACGGTAGACTTCAACGGCGATGGCATCCCCGACCTCCTCGCCGGAGCCGAAGACGGCCATTTCTACTACCTGCGCAATCCGCGAAGCGAGCCATGAGGCCTTTCATTCCATCGCCCCTGCGGTCCGCGCGCGAACGTCGCCGGCACGCCGTCCAAGCGTTGGAGGGCACCCCGTCGCGATCGTCCAAGCGTTGGAGGCGCCCGTCTTCCCGGCGGCGGTTGCACCCCGCCACCGGCGGACGGTCGCGGAGCTTTGCCGTCAGCGCGGGCACCCGCCGCAGCCGTTGTCCGCGCGGATCATCGCGCATGGGCCATGCGCGGACACGTTTCGCCCTTCGATCTCGATGAACCTGCCGCTTCCATCCGGTATTCTCGTGCCCCTCGCGACGCCTCTGACCCACCGCGACGCGCTCGATCATCACGGGCTGGATCGACTGGTGGATCACGTGTTGGCGGGCGGTGTCCACGGTCTGTTCCTGCTCGGCACAACGGGCGAAGGGCCGAGCCTCAGCTACCGCCTGCGGCGCGAGTTGGTGCGCCGCGTGACGGAGCGTGTCGCCGGGCGGGTCCCGGTGCTGGTCGCGGTCAGCGACACCGCCTTCGCCGAATCGGTGGCGCTGGCACGGCACGCGGCCGACTGCGGCGCAGCGGCAGTGGTCGCGGCTCCGCCGTACTACTTCCCCGAAGGCCAGCCGGAGCTCACGGAGTATCTCGAGCACCTGGTCGAAGAACTTCCCTTGCCGCTGGTGCTCTACAACATGCCCATCTTGACCAAGGTCAACATCGAGCCGGACTCCGTGCGGCGCGCTCTGGACAGGCCGCAGATTGTCGGCTTGAAGGACAGCTCCGGCGATCTCGTCTATTTCCGCCACGTCTGTGCGATGGCCGCGGAGGCGCGACCGGACTGGCGGTTGTGGATCGGGCCGGAACACCAGTTGCCGGCTGCGCTGGCTATGGGCGGACATGGCGGGGTGTGCGGCGGCGCAAATGTCGCGCCTGACCTGTTCGTTGCATGGTATGCGGCACTTCGGGCGGGCGACACCGCGCGTGCCAGCACGCTGGAAGAGCGCGTCCGGGCGCTCGGCGAGATCTACCGGATCGGGCGCCATCCCTCCGCCGTGATGAAGGGCATCAAGTGCGCACTGTCACTGCTCCGCATCTGTAACGACTTCATGGCGGAGCCGTTCCATCGTTTTCGAACGCCGGAACGGGAGCGCGTCCGCGCGGCGCTGATCCGTGCCGGTCTGCTACCGCCGAATCCGCTGTTCACCGCCGACCGTCCGTAGACGACATCGGCACGCCGTTCGTTTCGCGCTCTGCTGCCATCGTCGGCAGATCAGCGCAGAGTACGCCTCGCGCGGCAGCTTGCTCGTGAGCGAAGCTCATCCGCTGGCCTCCAGACTCTGCAAGATCACCGGCACCGTGGTGCGACGCCATCGCCGAAGGGTTGGGGCGTGTTCGCATCGCTCCGTTGGGCTCGCGCGTTCGCGGCGCGGCCTGAGATGCGCACGCCGCCGCAGCGGCCGCACATGACTGGCCCTCGTGGGCCCGCCACCGCGGTCAGCCGCCTGCCAGCGCCTGCCGCAAAAACTCGGGCGCCGCAGCAACCGCCGCTGCGGCCCTGGTGCCGTCGCGTCCCCCGGCCTGCGCACGCTCAGGACGTCCGCCGCCGCCACCGCCGGCCAGCTTCGCGATCGCACCCGCCAGCCGGCCCGCATGAACCCCCCGCGCCACCAGCACCTCGGGCACCACCACCGCGAACGCCGCCTTGCCTTCGTTCGACGAGCCAAGCGCGATCACCGCGTCCGGCCGACGCACCGCGAGCGCGTCGGCCGCCTGCTTCAACGCGTCCGGCGACGCCTCGCCGAGGTAGCCATGAATCAGCATCGCACCACCCACCTCCACCGCGGCCGCCAGCAACGCCTCCGCCCGCGACTGTACCGCCGCGGCGGCGGCCGCCCGCATCGCCTTCTGCAGCTCGCGATGCTCGGCCAGCAACGCCGCGACACGATCCACCACCTCCGCAGGGTTCGCACTCAGCGCCCGACTCAGGCGCTCCACTCGCTCCCGGTCCTCCCGCGCCGCCGCCCAGGCTGCCTGCCCGCACAGCGCTTCGATGCGGCGGATTCCCGACGCCACCGAACCCTCCGACTCGATCCGGAAGAGGCCCAGCTCCCCGGTCCGCCGCGCATGCGTGCCCCCGCACAGTTCCCGAGAGACCCCCTCCACGCTCACCACCCGCACCACCTCGCCGTACCGGTCGTCAAACACGGCGACGATGTCCGTGCCGGCGACGTCCTTCAGCGGCATCTCGACGGTCGTCACCGGCCGGTCGTCGAGAATCCAGAGGTTCACCGTTTCTTCGATCTGCCGCAGCGTTTCGGGCGGCACCGCCTCAAACCAGGTGAAGTCAAAGCGCAACCGCTCCGGCCCCACCCACGATCCCGCCTGTTTCACCTCTTGCCCCACCAGCCGGCGGAGCGCCGCGTTGAGCAGGTGCGTGCCGGTGTGGTGCCGCATCGTCGCCCGCCGCCGGCGTTCGTCCACCGCCGCCCGCACCCGGGCCCCCTCCCCAATCCGACCGCGAACCACCCGGCCCCGATGCAGGATCACGCCCTCCGCCGGCTTCTGCGTGTCGAGCACCTCAAAGACACCGTCCGCGCTCTCCAGCCGGCCGCGGTCCCCGATCTGCCCTCCCGCCTCGCCGTAGAACGGCGTCACGTC is a genomic window of Kiritimatiellia bacterium containing:
- a CDS encoding exo-alpha-sialidase, with amino-acid sequence MTAHSSPLATNEFIFQSAPFRSCHASTIAEAADGTLVAAWFGGTHEGHPDVRIWVSRHTGDGWTVPVAVADGRQPDGSRHPCWNPVLHPTREGTLLLLYKVGPDCARWWGMRRVSHDGGRTWSEAVRLPDGVIGPVKNKPVRLPDSSLLAGSSTEHDGWRVHFEHSADDGFTWRADPPVNDGRQIAAIQPAILLLGGGRLVALGRTQQRRIFRLESDDLGRTWRPMTLTDLPNPNSGIDALTLADGRHLLVYNPVERGRSPLVVAISTNAHQWSPLLTLDDEPGAEFSYPAVIQTRDGRVHITYTWKRQRIRHAVLDLSAVPPSATPVRNLTIAGWGWEQGTFSNGAKAFSNREYVWTNVPAVFEGWSCTRTVGGAPCETRVTARTAGRLHAIAPADSPMPDWRPLEAATVHYTDRGCTAMRVWIRDVARDECLVLPRAGWTGVQLLWPPDAHAELLQLPRPPTRSLQPLRYNHPRLVVDLGVGLWAWPLPMDFDGDGDLDLPVNCPDKPFNGVWLFENACADTAANPLPVFRPPRRISRGLQNVQVSYVEGHPRVLTPAAEHPDFLRSGLERSVPLLVPANIHPNRVRANMWRYADYDGDGSLDLVVGVDDWTDYGWDNAYDPAGRWTNGPLRGFVYVLRNAGTSRTPRYERPAKLIAGDRPVEVFGWPSPNLGDFDGDGDLDLICGEFLDRFTWFRNIGRRTEPRYEPGRRLVADDGRPLAMDLQMITPVALDWDRDGDLDLIAGDEDGRVALIEHTGRIAPDGVPIFRAPRYFQQEADLLKFGALATPCGADWDGDGDIDLLCGNTAGYIGFIENLSGPGVEYPRWAPPRRLEADGRVIRIQAGPNGSIQGPAEAKWGYTTLTVADWDHDGLPDLVVNSIWGLVHWYRNVGSRTAPKLAAPAPIEVEWQGPPPALAWGWLRPKGRELLTQWRTTPVAVDWNRDGLTDLLMLDAEGYLAFFERARDRERLILRHPRRALCDESGRPLRLNARVGGRSGRRKLCVTDWDGDGRLDLLLNAENARWLRQISEREGRWLFRDMGLLSDQNIEGHDVSPTTVDFNGDGIPDLLAGAEDGHFYYLRNPRSEP
- a CDS encoding dihydrodipicolinate synthase family protein, whose product is MNLPLPSGILVPLATPLTHRDALDHHGLDRLVDHVLAGGVHGLFLLGTTGEGPSLSYRLRRELVRRVTERVAGRVPVLVAVSDTAFAESVALARHAADCGAAAVVAAPPYYFPEGQPELTEYLEHLVEELPLPLVLYNMPILTKVNIEPDSVRRALDRPQIVGLKDSSGDLVYFRHVCAMAAEARPDWRLWIGPEHQLPAALAMGGHGGVCGGANVAPDLFVAWYAALRAGDTARASTLEERVRALGEIYRIGRHPSAVMKGIKCALSLLRICNDFMAEPFHRFRTPERERVRAALIRAGLLPPNPLFTADRP